A genomic window from Indioceanicola profundi includes:
- a CDS encoding TniQ family protein yields the protein MPEEDPFGGGRWPIRPRLQKGEGLASWWLRISGEFGLRPEAFCRLVLQRRPLYAPDPVRASEHSILDKLCAATGTDRREASSSALSWYVGRAFWRMSASVKAAWVLPMGKTYERNRAPGAPFCPLCLITESIPTFQRDWRLAISSCCLQHNVLLEDRCKWCGAPAAPFHAVLKGHRVHLCWACGAQLGHDGTTPADASVVQLQSWLQQTLEAGWIALSDTQYLPGPAAFEIVHRLMSGIAIRDHHAAGQTDWAVQAVKAAELPALLRATSSGGSASSAIPSSLRPGERHRLLRGVADLLADGPDALRQIIQDDLVSVPRSASLLSSVPCIRLRSRDGRPGRGGAWASRLHCLPGSRGISGRISRGMM from the coding sequence ATGCCTGAAGAGGATCCATTCGGCGGTGGGCGTTGGCCAATCAGGCCAAGGCTACAGAAGGGTGAGGGGCTGGCGTCCTGGTGGCTGCGTATCTCCGGTGAATTCGGCCTGAGACCAGAAGCCTTCTGCCGTTTAGTCCTACAGCGGCGGCCATTATATGCTCCAGATCCGGTCCGAGCCAGCGAGCACTCTATATTGGACAAACTCTGTGCTGCGACAGGTACAGATCGCAGGGAGGCGAGTAGCTCCGCGTTATCCTGGTATGTCGGACGTGCGTTCTGGCGGATGTCTGCGAGCGTCAAAGCCGCGTGGGTTCTTCCAATGGGCAAGACTTATGAGCGCAACCGGGCGCCGGGCGCTCCGTTTTGCCCGCTCTGTTTGATCACAGAATCCATCCCAACATTTCAGCGGGATTGGCGACTGGCGATCTCCTCATGTTGCCTGCAACACAATGTCCTGCTGGAGGATCGCTGTAAATGGTGTGGAGCCCCTGCAGCCCCATTCCATGCTGTCCTCAAGGGGCATCGGGTCCATCTGTGTTGGGCGTGTGGAGCTCAGCTTGGACATGATGGGACCACTCCTGCCGATGCTTCCGTGGTTCAACTGCAGTCCTGGTTGCAGCAGACGCTCGAGGCAGGTTGGATCGCGTTGTCGGATACTCAGTATCTGCCGGGTCCTGCTGCTTTCGAGATTGTGCATCGGCTGATGTCGGGTATTGCCATCCGCGACCATCACGCAGCTGGACAGACCGACTGGGCTGTGCAGGCGGTTAAGGCAGCAGAGCTACCTGCATTGCTGCGGGCGACGAGCAGCGGCGGTTCCGCTTCCTCAGCAATCCCCAGCAGTTTGCGTCCTGGTGAACGGCATCGCCTTCTTAGGGGTGTGGCGGATCTTCTGGCAGATGGGCCTGACGCTTTGCGGCAGATCATCCAGGACGATCTGGTCAGCGTACCGCGTTCAGCATCGTTGCTCAGTTCAGTTCCATGTATCCGCCTCCGATCGCGTGACGGTAGGCCGGGCAGGGGAGGCGCGTGGGCTTCCAGGCTGCACTGCTTACCTGGATCACGGGGCATCTCCGGGCGCATCAGTCGAGGCATGATGTAG
- a CDS encoding TnsA endonuclease N-terminal domain-containing protein has translation MSDGLNRRKRPGGSKGRVPKRAPGDPALGLAREVRRNALSISGIFNHGSLSVAFESGLERKLIAVTGFIPGFKGAVTQPARVGYTTAEGRNTTSFPDILASFETGDILYDVKPFKDLVTDWDKLLPKFEAAKEHANSQGWEYRIVTDAELESAFSQNADFLMKCRLSQCSEADLQLAEDTARTYKVADTEALARLLASDVVSLSHWQATVMRAIADFRIHVDLDQLVQGPVPIQQEPFQFRLPGQPISVIDEQVQAFRRQLEHEAQQAALIDNAPKVSPVLFIVPGETYRLGDEFVTVSRFSNVTSVVVIGPQGNERIVHLSELQPIVPDGIGGELVDRHWDKLTPQEQQIASARLAVVRDLAYRQNRPAPVIQEAAEKLNVSRSYLFRLLQRYETVPMPSSLAPLRRGPKSKRLNEAVEAEIEAAITNVMLTRQKNSLSTLQRAVEGRLAKVGMKVSKATIRRRYMAKDPRILIAARNSPGAARQLLEMERGKHRAHFPLHEVQIDSTWFDLFLRDEEDRLTTSGRAYLTVAICVFSRVVLGFHLSFRPVGAATAGQCIYNCISPKDRFLRELGLEELGEVPHGLFWVLHADGGREFNNSSIASFASTYDVSFHLRPILKPNWGGHIESLLDKVADRLKSMLGASFSNAAERDDYDSEAKAVMTLFDAKRWLAKFFWGEYHNAYHSGIGMSPLEKFAQGLLPQSGAFAAGAPRICKDLRRLMIELLPKYFVTVQPYGIRLDYMVYTSIALQAWRHRPHPNGQKFEVRRDPDDVTRIWFLDPLSNKYLECTFAHVIERPYSKEQIEEALEYCKAKGWEPTTDRILRTRRQMDEEEQTARQKTLKARRKAAVNKEAVVNVTRRNEILTLPPPDQATSPPVIAADLIPLLPPPKSAETQPVNLDAEGGTPGDSPRANERTPRRAEDEQSGPADTRAQQRPVLDLSKLRRR, from the coding sequence ATGTCTGATGGACTAAACCGGCGAAAGCGCCCTGGTGGAAGCAAGGGGCGGGTACCAAAGCGTGCACCTGGGGATCCGGCGCTGGGCTTGGCCCGCGAGGTTCGCAGAAATGCACTCAGCATCAGCGGGATATTCAATCACGGCTCTCTTTCGGTTGCATTCGAATCCGGCTTGGAACGCAAGCTGATTGCGGTGACCGGGTTCATCCCGGGTTTCAAGGGAGCAGTCACGCAACCTGCCAGGGTCGGCTACACGACGGCCGAGGGGCGTAACACGACCTCATTTCCGGACATCCTCGCCAGCTTTGAAACTGGAGACATCCTCTATGATGTGAAGCCGTTTAAAGATCTTGTCACCGATTGGGACAAGTTGCTTCCGAAGTTTGAAGCTGCCAAGGAGCATGCCAACAGCCAGGGCTGGGAGTACCGGATCGTCACCGACGCTGAACTCGAATCCGCTTTTTCGCAGAACGCGGATTTCCTGATGAAGTGTCGGCTGAGCCAGTGCTCCGAGGCGGACCTCCAACTGGCTGAGGACACGGCACGAACCTATAAGGTCGCGGACACAGAGGCACTTGCGCGGCTTCTTGCCTCGGACGTCGTGTCACTGTCGCACTGGCAAGCCACGGTGATGAGGGCGATTGCCGATTTCCGGATCCACGTCGATCTGGATCAACTAGTGCAAGGACCGGTCCCGATCCAGCAGGAACCATTTCAGTTCCGGCTGCCAGGACAGCCGATCTCGGTCATTGATGAACAGGTGCAAGCGTTTCGGCGCCAGTTGGAGCACGAGGCCCAGCAAGCGGCATTGATTGACAATGCGCCCAAGGTTTCGCCGGTGCTGTTCATCGTACCAGGGGAAACCTACCGGCTGGGTGACGAGTTCGTCACGGTGAGCCGGTTTTCCAACGTCACAAGCGTGGTTGTCATCGGGCCTCAGGGCAACGAGCGGATTGTTCACCTGAGTGAGCTTCAGCCCATTGTGCCCGATGGAATTGGCGGCGAGTTGGTTGATCGGCACTGGGATAAGCTAACGCCGCAGGAGCAACAGATTGCCTCGGCACGGTTAGCGGTCGTGCGTGATCTCGCCTACCGGCAGAACCGCCCGGCACCTGTGATCCAGGAGGCGGCCGAGAAGCTCAATGTGAGCCGTAGCTACCTGTTTCGCCTTTTACAGCGCTATGAAACCGTTCCCATGCCGTCGTCCTTGGCACCGCTTCGGCGAGGCCCAAAGAGCAAGAGACTTAATGAGGCCGTCGAGGCGGAGATCGAGGCAGCGATTACGAACGTGATGCTGACCCGGCAGAAGAACTCGCTTTCGACTTTGCAGCGGGCCGTCGAAGGCAGGCTCGCAAAAGTCGGTATGAAGGTCAGTAAAGCGACTATCCGGAGACGGTATATGGCGAAGGATCCGCGGATTTTGATTGCTGCCCGCAACAGCCCCGGGGCTGCGCGGCAGCTGTTGGAAATGGAGCGTGGCAAGCACCGGGCTCATTTCCCGTTGCACGAGGTGCAGATTGATTCCACGTGGTTCGATCTCTTTCTCCGTGATGAGGAGGACCGGCTAACCACGAGTGGGCGGGCGTATCTGACAGTGGCGATCTGCGTCTTCTCGCGTGTGGTTCTGGGATTTCACCTGTCGTTCCGACCCGTTGGTGCGGCTACGGCGGGGCAGTGCATCTACAACTGCATCAGCCCAAAGGACCGCTTCCTTCGTGAACTCGGCCTTGAGGAGCTTGGGGAGGTTCCCCACGGGCTGTTCTGGGTGCTGCATGCTGACGGAGGTCGGGAATTCAACAATTCCAGCATCGCGAGTTTTGCCAGCACCTATGATGTCTCATTCCACCTTCGACCAATTCTGAAACCAAACTGGGGCGGACACATTGAAAGCCTCCTGGACAAGGTTGCAGACCGCCTGAAGTCCATGCTGGGAGCTTCGTTTTCGAATGCAGCGGAGCGGGATGACTACGACTCCGAGGCCAAGGCGGTCATGACCCTGTTTGATGCAAAGCGCTGGCTCGCAAAGTTTTTCTGGGGAGAATATCATAATGCGTATCACAGCGGCATTGGCATGAGCCCACTGGAAAAGTTTGCGCAGGGCCTCCTTCCGCAATCAGGGGCATTTGCTGCCGGTGCCCCTCGGATCTGCAAGGATCTGAGGAGACTGATGATCGAACTGCTGCCAAAGTACTTCGTCACCGTTCAGCCGTATGGAATCAGGCTGGATTACATGGTCTATACAAGCATTGCACTCCAAGCTTGGCGCCATCGGCCGCACCCTAATGGGCAAAAATTTGAAGTGCGGCGAGATCCCGACGACGTTACGCGAATTTGGTTTCTCGATCCACTGAGCAACAAATATCTGGAATGCACGTTTGCGCACGTTATCGAGCGCCCGTACTCCAAGGAGCAGATTGAGGAAGCCCTGGAGTACTGCAAAGCCAAAGGCTGGGAGCCAACGACGGACCGCATTCTGCGGACCCGTCGACAGATGGATGAGGAGGAGCAGACGGCGCGGCAGAAGACGCTGAAGGCCCGCCGGAAAGCCGCCGTAAACAAGGAGGCTGTGGTCAACGTCACGCGCCGGAATGAGATTCTGACGCTGCCTCCACCTGACCAAGCAACATCCCCTCCGGTAATAGCTGCGGACCTCATCCCCCTGCTGCCACCGCCAAAATCGGCAGAAACTCAGCCTGTAAATCTGGATGCGGAAGGGGGCACGCCTGGCGACAGCCCTAGGGCTAATGAGCGGACGCCACGCAGGGCAGAGGACGAGCAAAGCGGGCCTGCGGATACGCGTGCCCAGCAGCGTCCTGTTCTCGATCTTTCAAAGCTCAGGAGGCGCTGA